From the genome of Leptospiraceae bacterium, one region includes:
- a CDS encoding cbb3-type cytochrome c oxidase subunit II, with protein sequence MIQQPIRLFFTIVLILVIGYAITVYFSFEVDLHGKHSFTQIPENPLVLKGSEIYYQEGCQYCHTLNVRTQTSEIKRYIDFEKYGYDPSIEPNEFLFFAPFPIGMQRIGPDLSTVASRYTKEQLEEILIGRSESPTLKKYHNYAYLFVDEDLDPLFLSWKVRWLMNSGLPINDPYQRGI encoded by the coding sequence ATGATACAGCAACCCATAAGATTATTTTTCACCATAGTTTTAATTTTAGTTATAGGTTATGCTATAACTGTTTACTTTTCTTTTGAGGTCGATTTGCATGGAAAACATTCTTTTACGCAAATACCTGAAAACCCATTAGTATTAAAGGGTTCAGAAATATACTACCAAGAGGGTTGTCAATATTGCCATACTTTGAATGTAAGAACTCAAACTTCAGAAATCAAAAGATATATAGATTTCGAAAAGTATGGCTACGATCCTTCAATTGAGCCAAATGAATTTCTCTTTTTTGCTCCTTTCCCCATAGGGATGCAAAGGATAGGACCCGATTTATCTACGGTAGCAAGTCGTTATACAAAAGAGCAGTTAGAAGAAATCCTGATAGGAAGATCAGAAAGCCCTACATTAAAAAAATATCATAATTATGCTTATTTGTTTGTGGATGAGGATTTGGATCCTTTGTTTTTGTCATGGAAAGTTCGATGGCTAATGAATAGTGGGCTTCCTATCAATGATCCTTACCAAAGAGGAATAT